The Oryzias melastigma strain HK-1 linkage group LG3, ASM292280v2, whole genome shotgun sequence genome contains a region encoding:
- the cnsta gene encoding consortin has protein sequence MSQTQVDEVGLCDNSPHSNERNVQTQNLNETSTLVQNQSPSDSQNTEGRTRGFIQQTSFNNNGLEEKEEHPGKKYDEGEDIDEVMEEESEESASLIRCQSPDTPMTDSSFSETGSLLDTVYPFSPGTSPEPTSPVTTATSENMLSISTLETGRSDAEADSSVSSAGSGISLRASPYDSTTETADSTSPNPAPHAWSSSSAGHTEASDRITKTVPTQPITSSTEPISRCEPAVSRGSSVPPALSAAETLAALTSLNTSTPGSATVEPRLSTAKPKSADQDLTFTNSPASPNQELSAFTPAPTCTGEPALLESLEDLVQRGDDARLPHYLHQIAEAFVLQEDYQRALCFIQLERLYHQRLLDNLSALQEQWESRCSKMTSHLTTHHLDSLKSICQTHNRPRTGDAECASVDFMKPEIEGGGTQLPLTFAGGMDQSKPAEQQGEDLHPGREKEETGGEEEEDDCDVEEAAEALELEDEGAEDEWAEKQEEAGFCLTALPVETLASGAEVEQLRQVALAQEKQHDDSQESAATTLHKEAQSPEETLMKMQEQLEEDEEEYELDQADLFREAPSLDYMAKLITVEEITPASGLVSILKKRVNTDTVDTPNRSEPEPKKGFAQRRVRFKVPDDSYDSELGGGDSCLLLFLLCLVTVVISVGGTALYCALGDTHSSVCQDFTSNADFYIRQIHRGVSQLQHWFAPGS, from the exons ATGTCCCAAACCCAAGTTGACGAAGTTGGCCTTTGTGACAATTCACCGCATTCCAACGAACGCAATGTCCAAACTCAAAATCTCAATGAAACAAGCACACTCGTGCAGAATCAAAGTCCCTCTGATTCACAAAACACGGAGGGAAGAACACGTGGCTTTATTCAGCAGACCTCTTTTAACAACAACGGGCTGGAGGAAAAGGAGGAACACCCAGGAAAGAAATACGATGAGGGAGAGGATAttgatgaagtgatggaggaagaATCTGAGGAATCAGCCTCTCTTATTCGCTGTCAGTCTCCCGACACTCCCATGACAGATTCTTCATTTTCAGAAACTG gcAGTCTACTGGATACTGTATATCCTTTTAGTCCCGGTACCAGTCCAGAACCCACCTCTCCTGTCACCACAGCCACTTCAGAAAACATGCTTTCCATCAGCACACTGGAAACAGGCCGGAGTGATGCGGAAGCAGATTCTTCTGTCTCCAGCGCTGGATCGGGAATTTCTTTAAGAGCCTCCCCTTATGACTCCACCACAGAGACTGCAGATTCAACCTCACCAAACCCCGCCCCGCACGCATGGTCGAGCAGCTCAGCTGGACATACAGAAGCCTCTGACAGGATAACAAAAACCGTACCCACACAACCAATTACCTCATCCACGGAGCCCATCTCCCGCTGTGAGCCTGCCGTTAGCAGAGGCTCCTCTGTTCCCCCTGCGCTCTCAGCTGCAGAGACTCTGGCCGCATTAACATCGCTCAACACTTCCACCCCCGGGAGTGCAACAGTAGAACCCCGTCTGTCCACCGCAAAGCCTAAATCAGCTGATCAAGATCTCACTTTCACCAACTCACCTGCATCACCAAACCAAGAACTGAGTGCTTTCACTCCAGCCCCCACCTGCACAGGTGAGCCGGCTCTTCTGGAGTCTCTGGAAGACCTGGTGCAAAGAGGTGATGACGCCCGCCTTCCACACTACCTTCATCAG ATCGCAGAGGCCTTTGTTCTTCAGGAAGACT ACCAGCGAGCGCTATGTTTCATCCAGCTAGAGAGACTGTATCACCAGCGGCTGTTGGACAACCTCAGTGCACTTCAGGAGCAGTGGG AAAGTCGGTGTAGCAAGATGACCTCTCACCTCACCACCCATCATCTGGATTCTCTGAAAAGTATCTGCCAGACACACAATCG GCCAAGGACAGGAGATGCTGAG tgtGCATCTGTGGATTTTATGAAGCCTGAGATTGAAGGAGGTGGCACACAGCTGCCACTTACGTTCG CTGGAGGGATGGATCAGTCCAagcctgcagagcagcagggagAGGATTTACATCCAGGACGGGAAAAAGAGGAAACGGggggagaagaagaggaggacgaCTGCGACGTGGAGGAGGCAGCAGAGGCTCTGGAGCTAGAAGATGAGGGGGCAGAAGATGAATGGGCGGAGAAGCAGGAGGAGGCCGGCTTTTGTCTGACAGCTCTACCAGTGGAGACTCTGGCCAGTGGGGCTGAGGTGGAGCAGCTACGCCAGGTTGCTTTAGCTCAGGAGAAGCAACATGATGACTCCCAG GAAAGTGCTGCAACCACTCTGCACAAGGAAGCACAATCCCCTGAAGAGACCCTGATGAAGATGCAGGAGCAGCTTGAAGAAGACGAAGAGGAATACGAGTTAGATCAAGCTGACCTTTTCAGAGAAGCACCCTCACTGGATTACATGGCAAAACTAATCACTGTAGAAGAG ATTACTCCTGCTTCTGGTCTGGTTTCTATATTGAAGAAAAGAGTCAACACGGATACCGTCGACACGCCTAACCGCTCGGAACCAGAACCCAAGAAAGGCTTTGCTCAAAGACGCGTGCGCTTCAAAGTTCCTGATGACAGCTATGATAGTG AGCTCGGCGGTGGAGATTCCTGCCTGCTC